The Porites lutea chromosome 7, jaPorLute2.1, whole genome shotgun sequence genome includes the window TTTAGCTATCATTTCCCGGAAGAAGTCTTCAGCTTCGTAGTCTGGCAACAATGCTGTCCAATCGAGAAGGCTTATGAGGAATTGTAGCCGGGGAGCAAAGCTTCAAATCTTCGAAATGAGTTGTGTAGGAGCAGAGGAAGAATCTCTGGAATCTCATGTCAAAGAATTGGTGTTGAAAAAGGAGATAGGCAAAGGGTCTTATGGCAAAGTCTATAAAGCTGTGTGGAAGGGACGCGACGTTGCAGCGAAAAGGTTTCACTCTGTATTCTTCCAAAATAGCTCCTTCCTGCAAGAATACTATATGGAGGAATTTCGGCGAGAATGGAATGTTCTAAAGCTTCTCGATCACCCTAATGTAGTAAAACTACACACTGTTTTATTTCCTAAAGGACTCTCACCCATAATAATCACTGAACTGCTTCACTGTGACCTGGAAAAGTACATTAGAGAGTCCACAACCACACCAAAAATCCCTGAAATGAAACTGACTTGTATCGCTTTAGATGTAATCAACGGTCTTGATTACATGCATGGCTTGGAGCGTCCTGTTGTGCATCGTGACATAGcgacaaaaaatatattgttaACAGAGCATGGTAATGCCAAGATTGCAGATTTTGGGATGGCCAAAATATTTGAAGCAGGCTGTGAAATGTATGCCACCAATGTTCCAGGAACACCACTATATACAGCTCCTGAAACATACCCTGTTATGAAGCAGTTTGAGGTGGTAAGAAATGCAAAGTATGGTCCAAAAGTTGATATATTTTCTTTTGGTGCAGTGGTTATGGCTATGATTATTGGACATGAACCAAGAGTGTGGCCGTTAACTCCAATCACCAAAGGTATGTTTTGATGTGagcattagggaacttaagcaatgACAATGGAGACAGCAACAAGAAAGGCAAAAGAGCAATGGGTTtgtattagcaaaacaacagctttgcacatgcatcatgTTTTTATGTAGATtatgtagttccagaaaatattcatACCCCACCATGGAGAGAATTTCACttaggacccccccccccccccaacttcCCTGGATTTTCTATATTTGTAAGGAACTGATAACCCCCCAGCCTCCGGAATTTCCCCAAAGACAAAGACCCCCCATGAACCCCTCtagaaaagtttattttcacaaaaaaagatcATCAAAGTAAAGAACGACGCTGTTTGTGGTTACGCAATGGTTTTCATGTAATATTATGGAGGGGTCTAGAATTAAAACACAGTAAACTACCTACAAAGCAACCTAAACTAAAACATACTGCTTTTGTATCTGTCAGTTTACCTTGATGTGCAAGCTCACGATTCTTTTTTCCAAACGGAGGCTAACTGTCTCTTTGGCTGTAATGTTGATGGAATTAATGCCATTTCAGCGTGAATACAATCGTGAACCTGTCAAACTTTCAACcacaaaatttaaagaaaacaaaaaggagaataaaaactctagattctaaaatcattacatcgTATACTGTATTTATTCCATTAAATGCTGTGGCATTTACTATATTTTTAGTGTCTCCAATGCAGCGCTAATTCAAGGGCGGCATTTATTTCGAAATCACTTTTTctaaatcactgacaacagtcATTGTAAATCGTTTGTAAATATTGTACGATGTAAAGGTTccaattgcctaatttcataccGTGTAGGAgcctggcactaccggattttcccAGACTTTCCCAGGTAAAGAAAAGGTCATTGCATGCAGTTGAAACGATATTAAGGGCCAGATTACTCCAGAAAGTTAATATTGTACAGCAAAGAATGGTTGTTTTACTGCTTTAAAGAACTTCAACCAAAAAATTCGAGAAAAGAAGGATCTAATCGGAGACTTTCGCTACTTGAAAGTATTCATTTGGAAGGATTCCCGAACTGTTCGAccaaaaatttgaacaaaaaaccGTCGAGTTTAGCTTTTTTACGGTGCTGGATCGGACCGAATATTGGGAAAGATAAGGGAGTGGGTGTACCTGTTTTTACAAACCGTTAAATAAAGActacaaaaagcaaaacacgCGAGAGTGACCCTGAGTGAAAGGCAACATCTTATTAGCTCGGCAAGGCTAACATTAGATTTTCTCCCCGTCGCTGCGTACGGTCTCAGTAGAAATCCTAAAGATCAGACAGGAAGCAATTGTCACTGAACATAGATAAAAGCAAGTATACTTCAGTCTCACTTGGGAGGCATTTCTCGTCCAGTAACACTACAGTTCCTGTGACCAGACCTCATGCATTAAGCAATGTTATAATATACACAATTTTTCTTAGGGGGATAAATTGTGTATAGTTTCTTTGTAAGGCCTTTGTGTGTGATTCTGTACCTTCCAGTTACATTGTAATTCTTTTAATTTAGACACTACTCAGGACATGTATAAATTCATTGATAAAATGGCAATGGCTTAGAAGGCTCATTTTTTGAGCTGCATCTTTTTGGAACTTACTAAGACCATGTTTACAATTTGGGCAGTCACCTTGTGATCACAATCAAGAATGTCACGTACACCTACCTTTTGGCTAACATGCACTGAGCATAGACTACCGGTAGTCCCTTATTCTCCCTGCATGTGATATAAGATAGCTAGTTTTAACATACACAATGCCACAAAGTTCACCACACTCAGTACCTTTCACGGACATTACTCTTTTCCACGACATAAATAATCCAGGTAATGAGCCCTTCTGTACTGCCCTTTTAAGTTTTGATCAGGCATACTTAGGTTACGATCGGTACATACACAATCACATCTTTGTACTTGCCTGTAGTGCTTCTCTACTTTATAGATGCGGGTAGAATTAAACAGAGACTCCTTTGCTGCAGAAAAATTATGACCATCTTTGGTTCGAGTGACCTGTTCATCGAACTGTTGCTTGCACTTGCTGAGTATCGGCTCCAGAGGTTTAGCTTCAGGGCATGGCAGAAATATTGCACCCTTTCCATTGATCAATTTTTCTtcgaaaaagaatgcttttgtTCGAGTTTTTACTCTGACTATCCGCCCTTTTGGAAActggactttttaaaaagtttgggaaaatccggtagtgccaggcCCCCGCATggtatgaaattaggcaatgtCTCCCTTATTTCGCTGAGATAGAATCGCAAATGTCTGGATGGTGCAAATTGTACCGAGGTTTTTCTTATTATTCTCGAGTAGACACCACATTCTTTTGAttaggtgcggcgtttatttgagggcggtgtttattggtaattttgcttccatctgcAGCCGTTGATCGAGGgtggcgtttattcgagggcatCATTTAATCGATTAAAGAGGGTGTGCCACACATTTCAGGGAAGGTTAAGCATTCCATGTTGTACTGTTTTTTGATCGACTGACGTGACGCAGAGATTGAGGAAACATAGCTAGGGAAGAGTGAGCTTGTGTAACCACACCTGTTACGCGTTTTTGTCTCTACAGAGACTGGTAACGCATAATGGCAGTCAATATTACACACGCGACAAGTTTTTGTTAGCCTAACAGAGGCCTAACTTCTTTGGATTCGCATACATAACGCTTTTGGAAGATAGAAAACCTGGTTAAGATGAAAAAACAAtcataaaattaatgatatAGTTTAACTTATTTCTGTCTTCAAAAATGATCTACCAGAGCAGTAAGTAGCAATTTTCATACACAGTTCGAAATTAACCCCTTGGAAAGTGATTTTTATtgtccaacccccctcccctctggaATTTCCTGGGCCTCTGACCACCCTCCCCACCATTCCCTCGGAATTTCCAATTCCCTCCGTGGttggggtatggatattttctggaaccacacatttcTTAGCCAtctttgcacgactacgacatgaaagtGCCCATAATTTCACATTCATTTCATGCTAtattcttttcctgaactttgatacagtcctttagaattcaactccaattAAACAAGGTGGAATAAGCACAATAAAGTTTGAGGCACGTGAATTCACTCTTGAAGTGACGTTTCCATatccgtcgccgtcgttgttgcttaagcacCCTATTCTTTATTAGTAAAGTAAGTAAGTGAAGTAAATAtcatattatccactcccctcaaggcttttcagggataatttacaacactggttgggggactttgccagactgcttaaggtacAGTTTGCAagtaatgatgcccccatacatgagtgtgaaagtgagatagaccactacaccgggcactacgtgccctactctttacaaaGAGTGTGTGGGTTTTTCAATGTCCCACAGATTTTTTATTagatgtgcaagggcttgtgagacagggcctacggtttatcatccttatccgagaagactgaAAAGTcaaaccgtttgcagatgttattacaaaggtagcactttctcctcagttaatttaagaccctgagtgttggtctgcctggggtttgaacccacagcctcccgctcagcagaccagcATTTATCCCattgagctaaccaggcggcagTCCATAACTTGCGTTCAAAAAGGCTGCCTGACTcatttaagaaatggtaaacatGATAATCATAAAACAATCGTGTTACTGATGTACACAAGGGGGTTGCTATTTGCACAAAAGAAGCACAGTTGCTTGAGGCGTACCCTagagcaactctagcttcttgagtgcttagcaaacctcccaagtgcattcATGACTCGATGGTTGCACAGCTACCAGAGAACCACATAATCAAAGAGAACAAGTTCATTAATCCTGACAGAGAGCAGGGGAAAGATTTGAGTTTTATTACCAATGCACTGTGATGCATGCAAATCATTCTTTGCAGTCATTTCTTTTCGATCTTTTTGCTGAATAAGAGTCTGAGTATGTGCTTTGCTGTATAGTTACAATAATCTTCAATTATGCAGTTAAGTGCATATCCATGTATCACTACCAGCAGTACTATCTACCCAGTACAGATCCCTAGGGAGGGAGGGAAAGGAGCAATGGTGACTGCATGTTCTTTTTTCTGAGAAATTCTCTGCTAATTCACAGAACTTGGTTACAATGTTAGAGACAGTTTGATTTGGGGAAGTCTCAACTTAGAACTTACATACATTTATTGATTTTGATGTTCATTCTGAAAAATCATTGATCAAGGAAATCTTTCTTAACACCCATTATTCTCTTTGAGATAAAGGTAAGAGATACCTTTACTAGCCGTTGTAGTGTTGagcaaaataaatttgtaatttggACTTGTAAGTTGCTCTGAACAAACTGCCAATCAAAGCACGTccctttttgcagaacaatgttgcaacagtctGATTGTGAAGTTCCTTTCCTGGTTACCTGCAAATCCCTGCTACAATGATATGTTGCCCCATGGCCACTGCAGTTTAactcatatatatatataaaaaaaagcaaagaatgcAGGATATTCATGACAGGTCACCCGTCCAGTTCCTAACCCCGCCCAACACGGCTTAACATGAGTGGCACCATAAAAAGTGAGTTTTGCGAGGGTAATGTGAGATACATATTTCTAGTAAGATAGTGGACTCTCTATTTATTTGGTTGAAGATCTAAGTGGCAAAGTGGATAAATGGATTTGTaaatcatttaatttttttaatctattATTTTGATACATAAATCTGTTTTAagttgttatttaaaaaatctgATGAAAATTTTGATTCCTTTAAGATGGTGAGATGATCAGCGAACATGTCCGACGCAAAACAGACATCACCGAGATGGGGGAACATTTCTTGAAAAAACTGGTGGTAGCATGCTTAGAGAATGACAGTGCTATGAGACCTGGCACAAAGGAAATCAAAAACGTTCTTGAGAGACACAACTTTGAGGCTGCGTGGGTAGTATTGCAATCAAGTGGATTTGAAACTGATGATGAAGTCAGGATTGAGAATGCTGAATGTCAATCATCACCTTATTACAAGCTCAAGGTTTCACTCATTGTTTTGCTCCAGAAAACATCTATACTACCCCTGTGGAGGGTTTATTGGTTTGAAGTCCCCCACCCTCAGGAGATTCCAGTTAAGTTCATAACAATCCTTTAAACCTTTTTGGCTTCTTAAAGACCTTTCACCCCTGCTGCGTATTTCCAGTTACCCTCCATGAACTGAGTATGGATATATTCTGGAACCATTTATTGGTGTCAGGGGAATGGGAGACTTGTTTATTCATTTGTCTCAAGAATCCATTATTTTTGGTATGTTTTGAGCATGACAGCCTTAAGAGAAACCTCATGTGCATATGCGAGCCtactgttttctgttttgtccATGgcattttaaaattcattataGCACATTaccacaaataaaaaataaaggagaGTAAAACATTCCTGGGAGACTCTGGGCGATTAGTAAATTTATCAGGGGCATCCAACAACTGTATGTTTCCAAATTTGCGTATTGTAAGTCTGATTGGTTAATTTGAAGCTGCCCTAAAAGCTACTCATCTGTTTGGATGTCTTAGCGGAACTTTAGTCCCCTTGAAAGTTTTAGGCTTTTTTCTCTCATTCAAAGTTTTCACTACCCTGAAACCTACGGACGAAAGTTTGAGGATATGGAGTAGCTGTGTTTTCTTCAGAGGATTCTACAGGACATTTTCAGCGGACCTTTTTGAACAATAAATGCAATATCTTGGTCCTAAAGTGTGAATTTAAGCACCAcctccgaaaattgtaggtaaGTTAGTACAAAAACCCTGATTATCGTAGATGAAGAGAATGTTTATCCagaaaattttagcttttctcgAGCTTTAgaattttttaggcaatatttatgcacctatcaatgtaatgccGGCGGGGGGGTAGGCAGGGcatagggtggggatttgacttttttcaaaaatttgcgatcaaattccctgcccacgggcaaatcattccagtcaaatgcaaccaaatttccccaccccaggctgcacattgctgccaatcccaaggcagaacctaagtaaggcacaataaaaatatctccaaaaaaaaatctgcaatcttttataaacgttgctgcatcaccaaagatacatgttcctgttacgGCTGCAATTATccgttttaaccataatccgtgttacactgcgtagaatacataaacctttcggagaaagtccacattttgtaagtctaaatataccgttcttagtaaagggtacaaagaaagtcagttttataagttaacagtgattgtagcgaatgatccatacactaatcaattgtacttgcaaaaatcgacttggtttctctttacttccgttttctttgataccacagtatattaagaggttcaattggtcaaaaacacgctaaaacaaacgaaatttgaaggcaaaacagtgaaatccactcagccttcgcttgttcTCAATTGCCTCCATTttttcctgatcttttcaaaccgtatggcgcatgcgtgaagcgtggaagcgggaaacatatgttcggtctcagtctttttcgttCGGttcggcagtcaaatatctccacgtcgggcgaagaaagattcaaatatcccctcccccgggacaacaagatcagtcaaatgccctaccccagggacaacaaagacaatcaaatccccaccccatgccctgcccccccccccccccccccccgccggctttacattgataggtgcattacccCTTCAAACAGTTATTTTAGAGAGAAAAGTaactgggtgcccctgatttcaCTAAGGTAAAATTTTACTGTTTATCTTTTGAAACATTTATATATTGGTTGTGTTAGAGACAATCAATATCTACAAAGACCTGAGAGAATAATTGGAGTTTGCCAACATTGCTTTTTTCATTCTCTAGGTCGTGCTTAATAGTAAAATTAAAGGAGACTTgcctgtaagttgaagtttgattgagattcttCCTGAGTTATAAAGTGCTTGGAGGTTACATGAGATCG containing:
- the LOC140944801 gene encoding probable serine/threonine-protein kinase DDB_G0272254, translated to MRNCSRGAKLQIFEMSCVGAEEESLESHVKELVLKKEIGKGSYGKVYKAVWKGRDVAAKRFHSVFFQNSSFLQEYYMEEFRREWNVLKLLDHPNVVKLHTVLFPKGLSPIIITELLHCDLEKYIRESTTTPKIPEMKLTCIALDVINGLDYMHGLERPVVHRDIATKNILLTEHGNAKIADFGMAKIFEAGCEMYATNVPGTPLYTAPETYPVMKQFEVVRNAKYGPKVDIFSFGAVVMAMIIGHEPRVWPLTPITKDGEMISEHVRRKTDITEMGEHFLKKLVVACLENDSAMRPGTKEIKNVLERHNFEAAWVVLQSSGFETDDEVRIENAECQSSPYYKLKVSLIVLLQKTSILPLWRVYWFEVPHPQEIPVKFITIL